The sequence below is a genomic window from Maridesulfovibrio frigidus DSM 17176.
TGTTTGCAAAAATATGACTGAGGTTTGTCCACAGATGCCTGTCATCGATTTTTTAAAAGTGCTTAAGAGTACTAATCAAACGCATATTCCAATCATTGATAGTACAACTAAAAATTTCATGGGCATGGTGGATGTAGTTTCAGCTCGTTCCGCAATTTTAGATCCAGAGCGACAGCAGAGTCGCATTGGTGAAGTTGCTACGGATAAAAATACTCCCAAAATTGAGTTTGGAATGGGGGCAGCAGAGATATTGGAAATTATGGCTAGAAGCGGCAAAAAAACTTTGCCAGTTATGAAAAACGGAGTTTTTGCAGGAGTCATAACAAAGGAAGATATCTTATCTGCCTATCGGGGAGAAATGAAAAATTACGGCACTTGCGACAATTTATTTTAGTGCAAATTAACTGAATACTTTTCAGCCATTTTATCCAAAGCACCAGATTCCTGTAGATAGCGCATAACCGCCTCGATTTCATCAATTTTACCAGCAAGCATCGATTTACGCGAAACTCCAGCATAAACAGGCATGATCTTGGGCTTAAATTTAAAGGAAGAACCTTCTACCTTACCTTCTAAAGACAACTCATGAATAGAATAGCCGCCAACAGAATCTGAACAAATTACGGCGTCAACTTCTCCGCGAGCAAGTCCTACAAAGGATTCCTTGGATGAGCGATACAGAACCTTTACCATTCTATCATCCAGATCAAATGCGGGAAAATATTTGGCATCACGACTTTGCCCAACTTTTAAGCCCGACAAATCTGAGTACTTATCTATTTTAACTCCTGAACCCTTTCGAACATAAAATCTTTTGATTGAGTTTACTTTATATGGCGGAGAAACATAACGTATAAATTCGTTTCTTTCTTTTCTAAATAACAAACTACTAATTAAATCAATTTTTCCAGATTCCAATTGACTCATATTTTCACTAAAAGAACCCGAAACAAACTCAACTCTGAACCCCATATGTTTCGCAAGAGCACTCATAAGTTCGTAATCAAAACCACTTTTATCCTTGCCGTCTATCATCCAAGGCGGATAATGGCTCAGAGCGACTCTAACTGTCTCACGAGCGTGCAATTCAGTTTGCTGTTGAGTAACAAATAAAAAA
It includes:
- a CDS encoding substrate-binding periplasmic protein encodes the protein MHARETVRVALSHYPPWMIDGKDKSGFDYELMSALAKHMGFRVEFVSGSFSENMSQLESGKIDLISSLLFRKERNEFIRYVSPPYKVNSIKRFYVRKGSGVKIDKYSDLSGLKVGQSRDAKYFPAFDLDDRMVKVLYRSSKESFVGLARGEVDAVICSDSVGGYSIHELSLEGKVEGSSFKFKPKIMPVYAGVSRKSMLAGKIDEIEAVMRYLQESGALDKMAEKYSVNLH